A window of the Branchiibius hedensis genome harbors these coding sequences:
- the pheA gene encoding prephenate dehydratase yields the protein MRYGYFGPEGTFTQAALLAWRPAEGAEHVPFPTVDAALRGVQSGAVDSAMVPIENSIEGGVPATIDALNALRLVIVGEVLVPITFVLVAPPGTSLTDIRTIGTHSHAWAQVRGWAAEHLPGATYVPALSTAAGPQALEAALAAGEPPPYDAAVCAPVAAGSLEVLAEDIGDNKTAVTRFVLVARPGWLPKPTGFDKTTLVLYQHSDRAGGLLELLEQFATRGINLTRLESRPTGAAMGSYCFSIDLEGHLRDERVADALLGLRRTAADVRFLGSYPRADLRAATVESAASDAAFADAREWLRSLG from the coding sequence ATGCGCTACGGATACTTCGGTCCCGAGGGCACCTTCACCCAGGCCGCCCTGCTGGCCTGGCGACCGGCCGAAGGGGCCGAGCACGTACCGTTCCCCACCGTCGACGCGGCGCTGCGCGGGGTGCAGTCCGGCGCGGTCGACTCGGCGATGGTGCCGATCGAGAACTCCATCGAGGGCGGCGTACCCGCCACCATCGATGCCCTGAACGCCCTCCGACTGGTGATCGTCGGTGAAGTCCTCGTGCCCATCACCTTCGTGTTGGTCGCACCCCCCGGTACGTCGCTTACAGACATCCGCACGATCGGCACCCATTCGCACGCCTGGGCCCAGGTCCGCGGCTGGGCGGCCGAGCACCTCCCGGGTGCGACGTACGTCCCCGCGCTATCGACGGCGGCCGGACCCCAAGCGCTGGAGGCGGCGCTCGCGGCCGGTGAGCCTCCGCCGTACGACGCAGCAGTCTGCGCCCCGGTGGCCGCCGGATCGCTGGAGGTGCTCGCCGAGGACATCGGTGACAACAAGACGGCGGTGACGCGGTTCGTGCTGGTCGCGCGGCCCGGCTGGCTGCCCAAGCCGACCGGTTTCGACAAGACCACCCTGGTGCTCTACCAGCACTCCGACCGGGCCGGTGGTCTGCTGGAGTTGCTGGAGCAGTTCGCGACCCGCGGGATCAACCTGACCCGCCTGGAGTCGCGCCCGACCGGTGCGGCGATGGGCAGCTACTGCTTTTCCATCGACTTGGAGGGGCACCTGCGCGACGAGCGGGTCGCCGATGCGCTGCTGGGTCTGCGGCGGACCGCCGCCGACGTGCGCTTCCTCGGCTCCTACCCGCGCGCTGATCTGCGAGCGGCCACCGTCGAGTCGGCCGCATCCGACGCCGCGTTCGCCGACGCGCGCGAGTGGCTGCGTTCGCTGGGTTAG
- a CDS encoding class F sortase, producing MTRRLLAPVALAAAALTLSACGGGASSSPSGTASGTSATSGTSATTATPTTSSSAPTSSTATSTAKTSQSPTQSTSSTVPSNTVVPNPTGYSTPTTVQPVGNGCVPARLSVSSVGIDGERVVAMGTNAQGQIYPPPKTTMWYDKSAQLGTNGRTVIAGHVTYDGPDEFYDLDQVRVGAPVDITCTDGRNLTYIVTNKRSELKTKVTTDQDVWGGSSSSVLVLITCDKNSPIVGQHHLNNYLVWAEPAGA from the coding sequence ATGACTCGCCGCCTCCTCGCCCCCGTGGCCCTGGCCGCGGCCGCCCTGACCCTCAGTGCCTGCGGGGGCGGCGCCTCGAGCTCACCATCGGGTACGGCGAGTGGCACCTCCGCGACCAGCGGCACCTCCGCAACCACCGCCACCCCCACGACGAGCAGCTCCGCACCGACCAGCAGCACGGCCACCAGCACCGCGAAAACCAGCCAATCGCCGACACAGAGCACGAGTTCGACGGTTCCGAGCAACACCGTGGTGCCCAATCCGACCGGGTACAGCACCCCGACCACGGTCCAGCCGGTCGGCAACGGCTGCGTGCCCGCACGGTTGTCGGTCAGCAGCGTCGGGATCGACGGTGAGCGCGTCGTCGCGATGGGCACCAACGCCCAGGGCCAGATCTATCCGCCGCCGAAAACCACCATGTGGTACGACAAGTCGGCCCAGTTGGGCACGAACGGCCGCACCGTGATCGCGGGGCACGTGACCTACGACGGGCCGGACGAGTTCTACGACCTGGACCAGGTCCGCGTGGGTGCGCCGGTCGACATCACCTGCACCGACGGTCGCAACCTGACCTACATCGTCACCAACAAACGCTCCGAGTTGAAGACCAAGGTCACGACCGACCAGGACGTGTGGGGCGGCAGTTCGTCATCGGTCCTGGTGCTCATCACCTGCGATAAGAACAGCCCGATCGTCGGGCAGCACCACCTGAACAACTACCTGGTGTGGGCCGAACCGGCCGGCGCCTAA
- a CDS encoding SRPBCC family protein gives MVAGAHFVFDSTHPVAAPRRAVIDVLSDPWHWDRWWPQIRDIETIDADHGRVQIRSLLPYRLRLTLTKERLDPADGVFRARLAGDLDGWAQFDVREQDVTIVHFHQEVTLRAAPWLRVLARGGRPLLRANHAWMMRSGMRGLHRAAVQRPESPGTLRA, from the coding sequence GTGGTCGCCGGAGCACACTTCGTCTTCGACAGCACCCACCCGGTGGCTGCTCCGCGCCGGGCGGTGATCGACGTCCTGTCCGATCCGTGGCACTGGGACAGGTGGTGGCCGCAGATCAGGGACATCGAGACGATCGACGCCGACCACGGCCGGGTGCAGATCCGCAGCCTGCTGCCCTACCGGTTGCGATTGACCCTCACCAAAGAGCGGCTGGACCCGGCGGACGGGGTCTTCCGTGCGCGGCTGGCAGGTGACCTGGACGGCTGGGCCCAGTTCGACGTACGGGAGCAGGACGTGACGATCGTGCACTTCCACCAGGAGGTGACGCTGCGCGCAGCACCCTGGCTTCGGGTGCTCGCCCGTGGCGGCCGGCCGCTGCTGAGGGCCAACCACGCGTGGATGATGCGGTCCGGCATGCGCGGTCTGCACCGGGCGGCAGTCCAGCGGCCAGAGTCACCAGGCACACTCAGAGCATGA
- a CDS encoding diacylglycerol/lipid kinase family protein, translating to MPTAAVIVNPTKVSDPERLRAQARAVFESHGWAEPLWFETTARDTGRGQALEAVQQGADLICPYGGDGTVRAVASGALGSGVPLGLLSAGTGNLLARNMKLPHRRFQDGLTAALTGRPRPIDVMRVTIDRDGDDQWAEPEYGLVMTGFGLDADILGGTPDALKARLSWLAYPVNGLRHVRHDHTAMTVTFDDDQPVDTEVTTVIVGSCGLLTGGVQLMPNARFDDGELDAVLIRAGGLLGWPKVVVSILGRSKRSSHAVERRVARAVELRAGAPTPIEIDGDHLGSAIGLRIEVLPSALTVRS from the coding sequence ATGCCCACGGCCGCGGTGATCGTCAACCCCACCAAGGTCTCCGACCCCGAGCGGCTCCGCGCCCAGGCGCGTGCGGTCTTCGAGAGCCACGGATGGGCTGAACCGCTGTGGTTCGAAACCACCGCGCGGGACACCGGTCGGGGGCAGGCGCTCGAAGCCGTCCAGCAGGGCGCCGACCTGATCTGCCCGTACGGCGGGGACGGGACTGTTCGTGCTGTGGCCAGTGGCGCGCTGGGCAGCGGCGTGCCGTTGGGTCTGCTCAGCGCCGGCACCGGGAACCTGCTGGCGCGCAACATGAAACTGCCCCATCGGCGGTTCCAGGACGGCCTCACGGCGGCGTTGACCGGACGACCGCGACCGATCGATGTCATGCGGGTAACCATCGACCGCGACGGCGACGACCAGTGGGCCGAGCCTGAATACGGCCTGGTGATGACCGGATTCGGCCTCGACGCGGACATTCTCGGCGGCACCCCGGATGCGTTGAAGGCGCGGTTGAGTTGGCTGGCCTACCCGGTCAACGGACTGCGGCACGTCCGGCATGACCACACCGCGATGACCGTGACCTTCGACGACGATCAACCTGTCGACACCGAGGTCACCACCGTCATCGTCGGCTCCTGCGGTCTGCTGACCGGCGGAGTGCAACTGATGCCGAACGCTCGCTTCGACGACGGTGAACTCGACGCCGTGCTGATCCGCGCCGGTGGCCTGCTCGGTTGGCCGAAGGTCGTCGTGAGCATCCTGGGCCGGTCGAAGCGATCGAGCCACGCGGTGGAACGCCGGGTGGCCCGGGCCGTCGAACTGCGTGCCGGCGCACCGACCCCGATCGAGATCGACGGCGACCACCTGGGCTCGGCGATCGGTCTGCGGATCGAGGTGCTGCCGAGCGCCCTCACCGTCCGCAGCTGA
- the serS gene encoding serine--tRNA ligase, with protein sequence MIDIKVLREDPERVKASQRARGADESLVDQILSADSARRTALSHFEELRSQQKSVSKQVGAAMGQLNAARKRGEDVTALEQQAEQARTDAAALAAQVKSLEAQATEQSATFETLLKKVGNLIIDGVPAGGEDDYTVREVVGSPTEFDFEPLDHLALGERLAAIDMERGAKVGGSRFYFLTGVGARLELGLLQMGLAFAVEHGFTPMITPSLVRPDIMTGAGFLDEHADEVYRLEADDLYLTGTSEVALAGYHADEIIDLSQGPRRYVGWSTCYRREAGSHGKDTRGIIRVHQFQKLEMFVYCDPAQAEAEHERLLGWEREMLAKIEVPYRIIDTAAGDLGNPAARKFDCEAWVPTQGRYRELTSTSNCTTYQARRLNTRFRTDEGKSEIVATLNGTLATTRWLVAILENHQQADGSVRVPAALAPFVGEDVLKPVS encoded by the coding sequence GTGATCGACATCAAGGTGTTGCGGGAGGACCCCGAGCGGGTCAAAGCCAGCCAACGGGCCAGGGGGGCCGACGAGTCCCTGGTGGACCAGATCCTGTCGGCGGACTCCGCGCGGCGTACTGCGCTGTCGCACTTCGAAGAACTGCGCTCGCAGCAGAAGTCGGTCAGCAAGCAGGTCGGCGCAGCCATGGGCCAACTCAACGCGGCCCGCAAACGCGGCGAAGACGTCACCGCGTTGGAGCAGCAGGCCGAGCAGGCGCGCACCGATGCGGCGGCCCTTGCCGCCCAGGTGAAGTCGCTGGAAGCGCAGGCCACGGAGCAGTCGGCAACCTTCGAGACGTTGCTGAAGAAGGTCGGCAACCTCATCATCGACGGCGTGCCCGCCGGCGGGGAGGACGATTACACCGTCCGCGAGGTCGTCGGGTCGCCGACCGAGTTCGACTTCGAGCCGCTGGACCACCTGGCCCTGGGTGAGCGGCTCGCGGCGATCGACATGGAGCGTGGCGCGAAGGTCGGCGGATCGCGGTTCTACTTCCTGACCGGTGTCGGCGCACGGTTGGAACTCGGCCTGTTGCAGATGGGACTGGCCTTCGCCGTCGAGCACGGGTTCACCCCGATGATCACCCCTTCGCTGGTGCGACCGGACATCATGACCGGCGCCGGCTTCCTCGACGAGCACGCCGACGAGGTCTACCGCCTCGAGGCCGACGACCTCTACCTCACCGGGACCTCGGAGGTGGCGCTCGCGGGCTATCACGCCGACGAGATCATCGACCTGTCCCAGGGGCCGCGCCGCTACGTCGGCTGGTCGACCTGCTACCGCCGCGAGGCCGGCTCGCACGGCAAGGACACCCGGGGCATCATCCGGGTGCACCAGTTCCAGAAGCTGGAGATGTTCGTGTACTGCGACCCGGCGCAGGCCGAGGCCGAGCACGAGCGGCTGCTGGGTTGGGAGCGGGAGATGCTGGCCAAGATCGAGGTGCCCTACCGGATCATCGACACTGCGGCCGGCGATCTGGGCAACCCTGCCGCGCGCAAGTTCGACTGCGAGGCATGGGTGCCGACCCAGGGTCGCTACCGCGAGTTGACGTCGACCTCGAACTGTACGACGTACCAAGCCCGCCGCCTGAACACCCGGTTCCGCACCGACGAGGGCAAGTCCGAGATCGTCGCGACGCTGAACGGCACGCTGGCGACGACGCGTTGGCTGGTCGCGATCCTGGAGAACCACCAGCAGGCCGACGGTTCGGTCCGGGTGCCGGCCGCGCTTGCCCCGTTCGTCGGTGAGGACGTCCTGAAGCCGGTGAGCTGA
- a CDS encoding sensor histidine kinase, giving the protein MATVGAFFGVGDPWKRPLPASWWRRDIAIAVAFVLVGALGLELERSLGSLSEVTAPVVVQHVPLILAGVLIVWRRRFPIATVLAITVLWIATGILLPPLAVSVVLQFLYLAGFYAAVAWGAPRGRTVAVVALCVAALMVWVTIDLVHRTTASGPSPGPFPYPAALAAYIYLINAIYFGGAILGGALDWRNARQRAALAEQAGLIEQQAAQLRDRSVVDERVRIARELHDVVAHHVALMGVQAAAARRVLTVDPPAAAGALETVESSARSAVTEMRSLVGTLRGDDADSRTPAPTLADVPALVAQFDTLGLGTTYVLVDGDGLAERVPTAAGFGVYRVVQEALSNVRAHSSAATASVTVRVVRAGEGGYVEAEVLDAGSPVPGTSGTGLGLQGIRERVAALGGEAEIGPRATGGFRVRARIPFLL; this is encoded by the coding sequence GTGGCGACGGTTGGGGCGTTTTTCGGGGTCGGTGATCCGTGGAAGCGGCCCTTGCCCGCCTCCTGGTGGCGCCGGGACATCGCCATCGCAGTCGCCTTCGTGCTCGTGGGCGCGCTCGGTCTGGAGTTGGAGCGCAGCCTCGGGTCGCTGAGCGAGGTCACCGCGCCGGTCGTGGTGCAGCATGTGCCGCTGATCCTTGCGGGCGTGCTCATCGTGTGGCGGCGACGGTTCCCGATTGCGACGGTCCTGGCCATCACGGTGTTGTGGATCGCAACCGGGATTCTGCTGCCGCCGCTCGCGGTCAGCGTGGTGTTGCAATTCCTCTATCTCGCAGGGTTCTACGCTGCGGTGGCGTGGGGTGCACCGCGCGGGCGGACCGTGGCCGTCGTGGCGTTGTGCGTCGCGGCGTTGATGGTGTGGGTGACCATTGACCTGGTCCATCGCACGACGGCGTCCGGTCCGTCGCCGGGCCCGTTCCCTTATCCGGCCGCTCTGGCCGCGTACATCTACCTGATCAACGCCATCTACTTCGGCGGCGCGATCCTCGGCGGCGCGCTGGACTGGCGCAATGCGCGGCAGCGGGCCGCGTTGGCCGAGCAGGCCGGTCTGATCGAGCAGCAGGCGGCGCAGTTGCGGGATCGCTCGGTGGTCGATGAGCGGGTCCGGATCGCCCGCGAACTGCACGACGTGGTGGCGCATCACGTCGCGCTGATGGGTGTGCAAGCAGCGGCCGCGCGACGGGTGCTGACGGTCGATCCACCCGCAGCGGCTGGTGCGCTGGAAACCGTTGAGTCATCCGCCCGTTCGGCGGTCACCGAGATGCGTTCGCTGGTGGGCACGTTGCGCGGTGACGATGCCGACTCGCGGACCCCTGCGCCCACCCTGGCGGACGTCCCTGCGCTGGTGGCCCAGTTCGACACGTTGGGTCTTGGCACGACGTACGTGCTGGTGGACGGCGACGGCCTGGCCGAGCGGGTGCCGACAGCAGCAGGTTTCGGGGTCTACCGCGTTGTGCAGGAGGCGCTGTCCAACGTGCGGGCGCACTCGTCGGCGGCCACCGCGTCGGTGACGGTGCGCGTGGTCCGGGCCGGTGAGGGTGGGTACGTCGAGGCGGAGGTTCTCGACGCCGGCTCGCCCGTGCCGGGCACATCGGGAACGGGCCTGGGGCTGCAGGGGATTCGCGAACGGGTTGCGGCCCTCGGCGGTGAGGCCGAGATCGGACCGCGGGCTACCGGCGGCTTTCGGGTACGGGCCCGGATCCCATTCTTGCTCTAG
- a CDS encoding pyruvate dehydrogenase, with protein sequence MKLAQQLVGQLQDAGVRRIYGIVGDSLNPIVDAVRETGGSAKGGIDWIHVRHEEAAAFAASADAQLTGELAVCAGSCGPGNLHLINGLYDANRTGAPVLAIASHIPSTQIGQSYFQETHPDRLFNECSVYSELISTPQQSPRVVHAAISHALGDGGVAVVTLPGDLASLDAQGEPPAYVPIEHGHLMPAPAVVQQLAEAINSASRVAIFAGFGTGEAHDQVIALAEKIGAPIGHSLRGKDQIQWDNPYDVGMTGLLGYGAAAAGIEDADLLLLLGTDFPYDQFLPDVRTAQVDRRAAIIGRRTGVDIPVHGDVLPTLLALEELVEPKKDQKFLSKTLKKHERLMSKAVGAYTKNVETRVPIHPEYAASILDKVAAPDAIFTADTGMCNVWTARYIEPLGTRRLIGSFLHGSMANALPQALGAQFAFPNRQVVSVCGDGGLSMLLGDMLTAKMYDLPIKVMVFNNATLGMVKLEMLVDAMPDFGTDTPVVNFADIAAAMGWHSIRVTDPRQLEGAFGESLASDGPSLVDIVTDPRALSIPPKITSDQVFGFATAMSKIVLNGGAGEAVAMARSNLRNIPRG encoded by the coding sequence GTGAAACTCGCCCAGCAACTTGTCGGACAACTGCAGGACGCCGGTGTGCGCCGGATCTACGGGATCGTGGGCGACAGCCTCAATCCGATCGTCGATGCGGTGCGGGAGACCGGTGGCAGCGCCAAGGGCGGTATCGACTGGATCCACGTGCGGCACGAAGAGGCAGCGGCGTTCGCAGCGTCCGCGGATGCGCAACTTACCGGCGAGTTGGCGGTGTGCGCCGGCTCGTGTGGCCCGGGCAACCTGCATCTGATCAATGGTTTGTACGACGCGAACCGCACCGGAGCGCCGGTGCTGGCGATCGCCAGCCACATCCCGAGCACCCAGATCGGGCAGTCCTACTTCCAGGAGACCCACCCCGACCGACTCTTCAACGAGTGCAGCGTCTACAGCGAGTTGATTAGCACCCCGCAGCAGTCGCCGCGGGTCGTGCACGCCGCGATCTCCCATGCCCTGGGCGACGGCGGTGTGGCGGTCGTGACGCTGCCCGGGGATCTGGCGTCGCTGGACGCGCAGGGCGAGCCTCCGGCGTACGTGCCGATCGAGCACGGTCACCTGATGCCCGCACCGGCCGTGGTGCAGCAACTGGCGGAGGCGATCAACTCCGCGTCGCGGGTGGCCATCTTCGCCGGCTTCGGCACTGGCGAGGCGCACGACCAGGTGATCGCGCTCGCGGAGAAGATCGGTGCGCCGATCGGGCACAGCCTGCGCGGCAAGGACCAGATCCAGTGGGACAACCCCTACGACGTGGGGATGACCGGGTTGCTCGGGTACGGCGCGGCGGCGGCCGGGATCGAGGACGCCGACCTGCTGCTGCTGCTCGGCACCGACTTCCCCTACGACCAGTTCCTGCCCGACGTGCGCACCGCGCAGGTCGATCGGCGGGCCGCGATCATCGGCCGGCGCACCGGAGTCGACATCCCGGTGCACGGTGACGTGCTGCCGACGCTGCTGGCGCTGGAAGAGCTGGTCGAGCCCAAGAAGGACCAGAAGTTCCTGTCCAAAACGCTCAAGAAGCACGAGCGGTTGATGAGCAAAGCCGTTGGTGCGTATACGAAGAACGTCGAGACCCGCGTGCCGATCCACCCGGAGTACGCCGCGTCGATCCTGGACAAGGTCGCGGCGCCTGATGCGATCTTCACGGCCGACACCGGCATGTGCAACGTCTGGACAGCGCGATACATCGAGCCGCTCGGGACGCGGCGATTGATCGGCTCCTTCCTCCATGGATCGATGGCCAACGCACTGCCGCAGGCGCTCGGCGCGCAGTTCGCCTTCCCGAACCGCCAGGTCGTCTCGGTGTGCGGTGACGGCGGGTTGTCGATGCTGCTGGGCGACATGCTGACCGCGAAGATGTACGACCTGCCGATCAAGGTGATGGTCTTCAACAACGCCACCCTCGGGATGGTCAAGCTGGAGATGCTGGTCGATGCGATGCCGGACTTCGGAACCGACACTCCCGTGGTCAATTTCGCCGATATCGCTGCTGCGATGGGTTGGCATTCGATCCGGGTCACCGACCCGCGCCAGTTGGAGGGGGCCTTCGGTGAGTCCCTGGCTTCGGACGGACCGTCCCTGGTGGACATCGTCACCGACCCGCGGGCGTTGTCGATCCCGCCGAAGATCACCTCCGACCAGGTCTTCGGCTTCGCGACCGCGATGAGCAAGATCGTGCTCAACGGTGGCGCCGGGGAGGCCGTTGCGATGGCGCGCTCCAACCTGCGCAACATCCCCCGCGGCTGA
- a CDS encoding response regulator gives MSEAPLRILVVDDQALVRSGFAMMLSVEPDIEVVGEAADGAESVEAATRLVPDVVLMDVEMPRLNGIDACRSIVAAGTAKVLLLTTFDRDDYLFEGLAAGASGFLLKNTSPEELADAIRTVGRGYALLAPEVTRRVIERSTATPTPAPDRALEQLTPRELEVLTLVGKGLSNAEIAQQLVLGESTVKTHVSSVLAKLQLRDRVQAVVRAYESGLVLPGE, from the coding sequence ATGTCCGAGGCACCCCTGCGCATCCTGGTCGTCGACGACCAGGCCCTGGTGCGCAGCGGCTTCGCGATGATGCTGTCCGTCGAGCCGGACATCGAGGTCGTCGGTGAGGCGGCCGATGGCGCCGAATCCGTAGAAGCAGCAACCCGATTGGTTCCCGACGTCGTCCTGATGGACGTCGAGATGCCCCGGTTGAACGGTATCGACGCCTGCCGCAGCATCGTGGCGGCCGGTACCGCCAAGGTCCTGTTGCTGACCACCTTCGACCGTGACGATTATCTCTTCGAGGGGCTGGCCGCCGGAGCCAGCGGCTTCCTGCTGAAGAACACCAGCCCCGAAGAACTCGCCGACGCCATCCGCACGGTGGGCAGGGGCTACGCGTTGCTGGCTCCCGAGGTGACCCGCCGGGTGATCGAGCGCAGTACGGCGACCCCCACCCCCGCGCCGGACAGAGCCCTCGAGCAACTCACCCCACGGGAGCTCGAGGTGCTCACGCTCGTCGGCAAGGGGCTGTCCAACGCGGAGATCGCCCAGCAACTGGTCCTGGGCGAAAGCACCGTCAAAACGCACGTGTCGAGCGTCCTGGCCAAGTTGCAGTTACGCGATCGGGTGCAGGCCGTCGTACGTGCCTATGAGAGCGGTCTGGTCCTGCCGGGGGAGTAG
- a CDS encoding ABC transporter ATP-binding protein, with protein MLELRDVSRRFGDHVAVDQVSFSVPDGAMTGFVGGNGAGKTTTMRMIMGVLAQHGGQIDWQGRAITTTDRRSFGYMPEERGLYPKQPILDQLIYLARLRGLSAQDAASRSTQLLERFDLGGRTGDKLESLSLGNQQRVQIIAALVADPTMLVLDEPFSGLDPAAVDSMAALLREFTGSGVPVLFSSHQLDLVERLCDRLVILSHGRVLAEGTADDLRATETVRHRLVLGGDAGWLRDARGVRVIDIEGNTAVLQLDSPDQADAVLREAMARGSVLEFGPIRPSLADIYRDVTAATTQTQQEVPA; from the coding sequence ATGTTGGAGCTACGAGACGTCAGCCGAAGGTTCGGCGATCACGTCGCCGTCGACCAGGTCAGTTTCAGTGTGCCGGACGGTGCCATGACCGGGTTCGTCGGCGGCAACGGTGCCGGCAAGACCACCACCATGCGGATGATCATGGGTGTCCTCGCCCAGCACGGGGGCCAGATCGACTGGCAGGGCCGGGCGATCACGACCACCGACCGCCGCAGCTTCGGGTACATGCCCGAGGAGCGCGGTCTGTATCCCAAGCAGCCGATCCTCGACCAGTTGATCTACCTGGCCCGGTTGCGCGGACTGAGCGCGCAGGACGCCGCGAGTCGCTCCACGCAGCTGTTGGAGCGGTTCGACCTCGGCGGACGGACCGGCGACAAGCTCGAGTCACTGTCGTTGGGCAACCAGCAGCGGGTGCAGATCATCGCCGCCCTGGTGGCCGACCCGACGATGCTGGTGCTCGACGAACCGTTCTCCGGCCTCGACCCGGCGGCGGTCGACTCCATGGCGGCGCTGCTGCGCGAATTCACCGGTAGCGGCGTGCCGGTGCTCTTCTCCTCCCACCAACTGGATCTGGTCGAGCGACTCTGCGACCGGCTGGTGATCCTCTCCCACGGCCGCGTCCTCGCCGAGGGCACCGCTGACGATCTGCGCGCCACTGAAACCGTGCGGCATCGTCTGGTGCTGGGCGGTGACGCCGGCTGGTTGCGTGACGCGCGCGGCGTACGCGTCATTGACATTGAAGGCAATACCGCTGTGCTGCAGCTTGATTCACCGGACCAGGCGGATGCCGTGCTCCGGGAGGCGATGGCCCGCGGATCCGTCCTCGAATTCGGTCCGATCCGACCCAGCCTCGCCGACATCTACCGAGACGTCACGGCCGCAACAACCCAGACCCAGCAGGAGGTGCCCGCATGA
- a CDS encoding ABC transporter permease — protein sequence MNTSQLWRIVAAREMSVKLKDRNFIVSTVAVLVLIIGALAVQGWLASRPQTTDVAVLSSSATSVTQQAEKAAHAAGSDKVTFKTSTYADQGAAERAVTDGKADVALLPTDDGGWRLVGKSSKDSAAQTWIPQAVQQQALQRNAAAAGVSLDQLAKGSTVSYDLLQSGDDQQSTGKIMGLVFGFLFYIAALLFGMSIASSVIEEKQNRIVEILASAIPLRQLLIGKVVGNTVLALAQVAIFAVAGIIGLIATGRSDLLSQVSAGIVWFILFFIVGFVTFAAVWAVAGALATRNEDLQSTSTPLTMLVVIVFIVGISGTGIFLTAASYVPLLSTIAMPVRVVSGDAAWWEPVVSLLIGLAAAYLIVRVAEKLYRRSLLQTGHRLSYREALALTDD from the coding sequence ATGAACACCAGTCAGTTGTGGCGGATCGTCGCCGCACGAGAGATGTCGGTCAAGCTCAAGGACCGCAACTTCATCGTCTCCACGGTGGCCGTCCTGGTCCTGATCATCGGTGCGCTCGCCGTCCAGGGTTGGCTGGCCAGCCGGCCGCAGACCACCGACGTCGCGGTGCTCAGTTCCAGTGCGACCTCTGTGACGCAGCAGGCCGAGAAGGCCGCCCACGCGGCCGGATCGGACAAGGTCACCTTCAAGACCTCGACGTACGCCGATCAAGGGGCCGCCGAGCGGGCCGTCACCGACGGCAAGGCGGACGTTGCGCTCCTGCCCACCGACGACGGCGGCTGGCGGCTGGTCGGGAAGTCCAGCAAGGACAGTGCCGCTCAGACGTGGATCCCGCAGGCCGTGCAGCAGCAGGCGCTGCAACGCAACGCGGCCGCAGCCGGGGTGTCGCTGGATCAGTTGGCCAAAGGCAGCACCGTCAGTTACGACCTGTTGCAGTCCGGGGACGACCAGCAGAGCACGGGCAAGATCATGGGCCTGGTCTTCGGTTTCCTCTTCTACATCGCGGCGCTGCTCTTCGGGATGTCGATCGCCAGCAGCGTCATCGAGGAGAAGCAGAACCGCATCGTGGAGATCCTGGCCAGTGCGATCCCGTTGCGGCAGTTGTTGATCGGCAAGGTGGTCGGCAACACGGTGCTGGCGCTGGCCCAGGTCGCGATCTTCGCCGTCGCCGGCATCATCGGGTTGATCGCCACCGGCCGCAGCGACCTGCTGTCGCAGGTGTCCGCCGGCATCGTCTGGTTCATCCTGTTCTTCATCGTGGGCTTCGTAACCTTCGCCGCGGTGTGGGCGGTGGCGGGTGCGCTCGCGACCCGCAATGAGGACCTGCAGTCCACCTCGACACCGCTGACGATGCTGGTCGTGATCGTCTTCATCGTCGGGATCTCCGGCACCGGGATTTTCCTCACGGCCGCGTCGTACGTGCCGCTGTTGTCGACGATCGCAATGCCCGTGCGCGTGGTGTCGGGGGACGCCGCCTGGTGGGAGCCGGTGGTTTCCTTGCTGATCGGTCTGGCCGCGGCGTACCTCATTGTGCGGGTGGCCGAGAAGCTCTACCGGCGCTCGCTGCTGCAGACCGGCCACCGGCTCAGCTACCGGGAAGCCTTGGCCCTGACGGACGACTGA